The following coding sequences are from one Lolium rigidum isolate FL_2022 chromosome 6, APGP_CSIRO_Lrig_0.1, whole genome shotgun sequence window:
- the LOC124663446 gene encoding neural Wiskott-Aldrich syndrome protein-like, with the protein MRWPAVRMAMAPALVLAVLAVAAATAVAADGDVKCAECGTGTVPALPPPPPYYYYSPPPPASYPGVTGCPPPPGGYISIGGSPPGRMYPQDPGFMPSSAPPMHGTSFAAVPFTVCALAALATLRVLW; encoded by the coding sequence ATGCGCTGGCCGGCAGTGCGAATGGCAATGGCCCCGGCCCTCGTGCTGGCGGTCCTGGCCGTCGCGGCGGCCACGGCCGTTGCGGCTGACGGAGACGTCAAGTGCGCCGAGTGCGGGACGGGCACGGTGCCTGcgctgcctccgccgccgccgtactACTACTACAGCCCGCCACCCCCGGCGTCCTACCCCGGTGTGACCGGCTGCCCGCCGCCACCAGGTGGCTACATCTCGATCGGGGGCTCGCCGCCGGGCCGCATGTACCCGCAGGACCCCGGCTTCATGCCCTCCAGCGCGCCGCCGATGCACGGGACCAGCTTCGCCGCCGTCCCCTTCACGGTATGCGCGCTCGCCGCGCTGGCCACCCTGCGGGTCCTCTGGTAA